TGATTTAAAATTATTGTTTTCAGAATTCATCGATTGTTTTAGAATCGCACGTAAAGCAAGGATTAGGCAAGCATAGTAAATCCTGATAACTCAATCAGTGCCTGGTTAACAAATATTTTAGTACAATATTCAAAATGGCAttactattttatatttgtttcattagtattaaattagtaaatttttactttttgtcTAATATAATAGTAGTTTATCTCACAGTTAAAAAACTTAAAGCaattgctttttttttatttgtttttttttggaATCAGCTGTGCTGCTCTGTTTTGTTTTTTTCCGCTCTGCTCCTTTCTTAAAATCTGCACCGGACCACGGTATTGCATCCTCCCTCCATGGATAACACCTCTTTTTTCCTTGCAGGTTCCTCACCATGGAACGTCGACACGTCCCGTGACAAACACCTTCGTCATGTAACACCTACGACGTGAGTATTGCCTGAAAGTGCCATTTCACTTCAAACTCTAGAACCGGGGATTATGATGCAATTAAAGACTTAACCAATATCCCCGTATAAGTTGGTGTGGTATTCTTTCCTCCTTAGCATGGCACCTTTTTGCCGAGCCTCACCTCTAGGCACCGTTGGGCATGGGTCCTTTCCATAAATTTCCTCCCCTTTAATCACAGTCCTATAAATTTTTCCAAGTTATTTTCGACATTTGATAACTTGTTCTGATCAAATACGCAGTCTGCTTGGCCATTCGCATTTCTCCCCGTCTTCATCTTCTCATATGGCTCGGACTAGCGATGACCAACTAGAAGCTGTCACCGCATCTTCCATTGAACCAGGTGTCATTTTCAACGAACATGCTTATgactttatatatatttttacctATTTTTACACTCACGCCACagttgaattttttattattttgaattttccATAGATGTTTGGTCTATCGGGCAACCAACCCAAAGTTGTGTTTTTTGTGGGGCAAAAATGTGGGTTCACGAGCGCCTTGCGAAAGGTGGAGCCAATAACACTATATTATTTGCTATTTGTTGTATGAGTGGAAAGGTCACTCTCCCTTTGTTGCCGGTTCCGCCACCATTGTTGTGGGTGTTGTTGAATGGTGACGATCAACGAGCTTTGCATTACCAGAAACATATCAAGGCCTTTAATGGTATGTTTTCGTTCACATCTATAGCTGGAAAGATTCAGTACACACTAAACAAGGGTTCTGCCCCCCCATGTTTGTTATAAGTGGCCAAAATTACCATTCAATTGGCAGTTTGTTGCCACAACAGTCCAGCAAGCCCAAGTTTGCTCAGCTCTACTTTTATGATACAGAAAATGAAGTCCAGAACCGGATTAATGCAATTGGGTAAGTATGTCGTTGTTATGATATGTTCAAACTTTATTGTGTGTATTATATGATTCTTTTGTGACCTGGATTTATGTTCgtttatttgatttttcggCTAATGTAGCATGTCTAATGAAGACCAAACTATTGATCATACCATTGTTGCGGATCTAACCAGCATGCTTGACTCCAACAACTCTCTTGCTAAGTGCTTCCGATATGCTAGGCAAAGGTTCACTGATGATTCAACGACTCCGCTGCAGCTTCGTCTTATCAAGAAGAGGAATACGGATGGTAGAAGATACAATCTGCCATCAGCGTCTGAAGTTGCTGCTCTTATtgttggtgattttgatgccgACAACCTTTCAAGGGACGTTGTCATTCAGACACATTCGAGCCTTCTTAAACGGATTGATGTTAACCATCCACAGTATCTTGCACTACAGTACCCCTTGCTTTTTCCGTACGGAGAAGATGGTTTTCGTAGTGATATCTTAATATCCGATGAAAGATCTAAGCAGCAGTTACATAAGCGAGAAACAATTAGCATGAGGGAGTTCTTGTCTTTTCGTATCCAAATGAGATCAAATGAGTAGCAAGTGCTTCTCAAATCAAGACGTTTGTTTCAACAATTCTTGGTTGATAGTTACACAATGGTCGAAGCGGAAAGATTACAGTATCACAGGTTCCACCAAAGCAAGTTTCGTTCACATCAACTGCAAGGCCTTCACGAGTGTCTAATACAGGGTGAAACACAAGCTGCAAGAACTGGAAAACGAGTTATCTTGCCGTCTTCCTTTGTTGGTGGTCCCCGATACATGTACAACAATTGCAAAGATGCATTTGCTATTTGCAGGTATGCCGGATACCCTAGCTATTTCATTACTATCACATGTAACCCAGAATGGACCGAGATTAAAGAGTGCGTTGCGGCATATTCATTAAAGCCAAGTGATAGGCCAGATATCATATCAAGGGTTTTCAAGATCAAGTTAGATGTGTTGCTCAAAGACTTAAAGGATGGGTCCATATTCAGAAAGCCTAAAGGAAGTGAGTTTTCCCATTCATTTTCTACTATGTCGCGCTTACACATTTGTTATTTTTCCATCAATGTCGACTTGCCTCTAACATATTCTTTTGCTTTTTCCCAATGTCTTTGTTCCAGTTGTGTACACAGTTGAATTCCAAAAGCGTGGTCTGCCCCATTGTCATATTTTATTGTTTGTTCAACCAGCCGAGAAGCCTCGATCATCTGAGGATATTGACCATCATATATCGGCTGAGATCCCCGACgaacatacacaacctaagctgTACAGCTTAGTACAGAAATTCATGATTCACGGACCATGTGGGGTTTTGAACATGAGTAGCCCGTGTATGGTTAATGGGAGGTGTTCCAAGTTTTATCCAGTGTCTTTCCGTGAAAAAACATCCATAGACAGTGCAGGTTTTCCCAAGTATAAACGGTCGGATAATGGTCGTTCAACAACCAAGAGGAATGTTAATCTCGACAATAGGTTTGTTGTCCCATACAATGCAACATTATTCCTTAAGTATGGCTGCCACATAAATGTTGAGTATACTTGCCAGACGTCTGCAATTAAGTATTTGTTCAAGTATGTCCACAAAGGTAATGATCGTGTCACAGCTTCGTTCTTTCGATCACATGATTCAGCTGGTTCTGATGTCACTGTCGATGAAATACATAACTACTATGACTGTCGGTATATATCTGCATGTGAGGCATCCTGGCGGCTATTCGGCTTTGAGATTCAGTACAAAGAGCCTAATGTCATCCGCCTACCTTTCCATCTTCCAAATGAACAAAATGTTCTGTACGAAGATCACCAGCTTATTGAGAATGTTATCGACGTTGCGGTCTCAAAGGACAGTATGTTTATTGGTTGGTTTAAGGCTAACAAGAATTTTGATCTGGCCCGTACGCTTACGTACGCGGAGATGCCGTCACTTTTTGTTTGGGACAAGCAGGGGTATATGTGGAGGCCATGGAAGCAAGGGAACGTGATAGGTCGACTCACACATATTCCTCACTCGCATGGAGAGGAGTACTTCCTTCGTTTgttattgaattatcaaaaagggTGCCAGACATTTGCTGATGTCCGTACCGTTGGTGGAATTGTGTACGATACATTCAAAGAGGCCTGTTATGCCCTAGGTTTATTGCAGGATGATAAAGAATTTATTGATGCACTTAATGAAGCCAGTGCATGGGCATCGCCGAATTATATCAGGAGGTTGTTTGCAATGCTTTTGATGTCGAACAACATTGTGCGTCCTGACATGGTGTGGGAGAAATGTTGGCAACATTGTGTGGACAACTCGCTTCTTTCTGGAAGACATAACTTAGGTAAACGTTCCGTATTGCTTTTACTATCTGGTAACTGTTTCGCTATAGATTCATACCACTGCGTTCAAAAACTTTCGGTCGTCTCCACCTTTTGCAGTTTGTTAtgcatttattttattttccctTCGTCATCGTATTAAATTTGTTTCTTACGTAACTACGTTGCATTTTTTGCTTTTAGGTTTCCAGCGTTCTGTTCGTGAGATTAAGTCCATGACGCTTGCCAAAATTGAGATACTCTTGCAGCCAAATGGTCGGAGCCTGAATGAATTTCCTGACATGCCGTTTCCTGATTCTACTGGTTTACCTGAACCTTTTGACACAATT
This sequence is a window from Arachis stenosperma cultivar V10309 chromosome 10, arast.V10309.gnm1.PFL2, whole genome shotgun sequence. Protein-coding genes within it:
- the LOC130957567 gene encoding uncharacterized protein LOC130957567 gives rise to the protein MVEAERLQYHRFHQSKFRSHQLQGLHECLIQGETQAARTGKRVILPSSFVGGPRYMYNNCKDAFAICRYAGYPSYFITITCNPEWTEIKECVAAYSLKPSDRPDIISRVFKIKLDVLLKDLKDGSIFRKPKGIVYTVEFQKRGLPHCHILLFVQPAEKPRSSEDIDHHISAEIPDEHTQPKLYSLVQKFMIHGPCGVLNMSSPCMVNGRCSKFYPVSFREKTSIDSAGFPKYKRSDNGRSTTKRNVNLDNRFVVPYNATLFLKYGCHINVEYTCQTSAIKYLFKYVHKGNDRVTASFFRSHDSAGSDVTVDEIHNYYDCRYISACEASWRLFGFEIQYKEPNVIRLPFHLPNEQNVLYEDHQLIENVIDVAVSKDSMFIGWFKANKNFDLARTLTYAEMPSLFVWDKQGYMWRPWKQGNVIGRLTHIPHSHGEEYFLRLLLNYQKGCQTFADVRTVGGIVYDTFKEACYALGLLQDDKEFIDALNEASAWASPNYIRRLFAMLLMSNNIVRPDMVWEKCWQHCVDNSLLSGRHNLGKRSVLLLLSGFQRSVREIKSMTLAKIEILLQPNGRSLNEFPDMPFPDSTGLPEPFDTIFFDELNFDRTELASIAVDLISRLNRDQRVVFDTITTAVRHDIGGFFFVCGYGGTGKTFLWNALSASIRSKGDIVLNVASSGIAALLLPNGRTAHSRFKVPLSVNQDSICNIRQGTPLARLISSAKLVIWDEAPMLNKFCFEVLDKCLKDVLRFDRGYNPHALFGGKIVVLGGDFRQILPVIPRGSREEIVHSCINASNL